The following coding sequences lie in one uncultured Fibrobacter sp. genomic window:
- a CDS encoding DapH/DapD/GlmU-related protein translates to MIATRKELKAFLNADVEAMGLDKKNRFVEFVKGNIIDLQMLSYVVLLRKLEYYSSKQKCGLISKFMYLFYKHRLMRKSLKLNMYINPDSLGKGVKIVHSGYRWIDNVSSIGDNCTILPRVLLGKKRPGISSPCVFIGNDCYIGTAATILGPIKIGNNVTIGAGAVVVKDVPDNCVVAGNPAKIIRYK, encoded by the coding sequence ATGATCGCGACAAGAAAAGAATTAAAGGCTTTCCTGAATGCTGATGTGGAGGCAATGGGGTTAGATAAAAAGAATCGCTTTGTTGAGTTTGTAAAAGGAAATATTATTGATTTGCAGATGTTGAGTTACGTCGTTTTGCTTCGTAAATTAGAATACTATTCATCTAAACAAAAATGCGGCCTTATTTCAAAATTTATGTATTTATTTTACAAGCATCGTCTGATGAGAAAAAGCTTGAAACTTAATATGTATATTAATCCAGATTCTTTGGGTAAAGGGGTTAAAATTGTTCATAGTGGTTATCGATGGATAGATAATGTTTCAAGTATTGGAGATAATTGTACTATTTTACCTCGAGTTCTTCTTGGTAAAAAACGCCCTGGAATAAGTTCACCATGTGTTTTTATTGGAAATGATTGTTATATAGGTACTGCAGCGACAATTCTTGGCCCGATAAAAATAGGGAATAATGTTACTATTGGTGCCGGTGCCGTTGTTGTAAAGGATGTTCCGGATAACTGTGTCGTTGCAGGAAATCCTGCTAAAATCATAAGGTACAAGTAA
- a CDS encoding glycosyltransferase: MNKMKVLHFIHSMGVGGAQVLVKDYALFLDKNKFDVTVLCIERENTFLDDILRKNNIRTVYVSDLFPLKKVFRCNNLILKVFQKMGVLKFFVKFLIHKEKPDIIHYHLLCSNYIKFANVPQSCTLIHTIHSQPEKYWCVNQRSAKKDYNALNYLIHNHGVQLIAINNQAREVANELFGVDDTIVLNNAIDFSKFQVAETKNDIRDTLGIDRNAYLVGNIGRFSPVKNHALIVRAFSELCKLRDDARLLLVGDGELRAKIKTEIETLGLKEKVIILNARTDVARILKALDVFIFASKYEGLGIILIEAQKMGVPCVISNAIPQEAVISNLVHRMDENATPADYARILNDFQVNKVEYNGLEEWDMKVVIKQLENVYIRSKIS; this comes from the coding sequence ATGAACAAGATGAAAGTGCTGCATTTTATTCATAGTATGGGAGTTGGTGGAGCGCAGGTTCTTGTTAAGGATTATGCTCTATTCCTTGATAAAAACAAATTTGACGTGACGGTATTATGTATAGAAAGAGAAAATACCTTTTTAGATGATATTTTAAGAAAAAATAATATTCGAACCGTATATGTGAGTGATTTGTTTCCTCTAAAAAAAGTGTTTCGATGCAATAATTTGATTTTAAAAGTCTTCCAGAAAATGGGAGTGCTGAAATTTTTTGTGAAGTTCCTTATTCATAAAGAAAAACCGGACATTATCCATTATCATCTGCTTTGCAGCAACTATATAAAATTTGCGAATGTCCCGCAGTCATGTACTTTAATTCATACAATACATAGTCAACCGGAAAAATATTGGTGCGTGAACCAGCGGTCTGCGAAAAAAGATTATAATGCGCTTAATTATTTGATTCATAACCATGGAGTTCAATTAATCGCGATTAACAACCAGGCAAGAGAAGTTGCAAATGAACTATTTGGGGTGGATGATACGATTGTTTTAAATAATGCGATTGATTTCTCAAAATTTCAGGTTGCTGAAACGAAAAATGACATACGTGATACATTGGGAATAGATCGTAATGCTTATTTGGTAGGAAATATTGGACGTTTTTCTCCGGTTAAAAATCATGCATTGATTGTCAGAGCGTTTTCAGAACTTTGTAAATTACGTGATGACGCCCGTCTTTTATTGGTTGGTGATGGCGAGTTGCGAGCGAAGATAAAAACTGAAATAGAAACGCTTGGGTTAAAAGAGAAAGTAATCATTTTGAATGCGAGAACAGATGTTGCTCGAATATTAAAAGCGTTAGATGTGTTTATTTTTGCATCGAAATATGAAGGTCTTGGTATTATTTTGATTGAAGCTCAAAAGATGGGTGTCCCATGTGTGATTTCAAATGCTATTCCTCAGGAAGCTGTAATCTCTAATTTGGTGCACAGAATGGATGAAAATGCAACTCCAGCAGATTATGCACGAATATTGAATGATTTTCAGGTGAATAAAGTGGAGTATAATGGACTAGAAGAATGGGATATGAAGGTTGTGATAAAACAGTTAGAAAATGTTTATATTCGTAGCAAAATATCTTGA